In the genome of Siniperca chuatsi isolate FFG_IHB_CAS linkage group LG17, ASM2008510v1, whole genome shotgun sequence, one region contains:
- the LOC122864374 gene encoding ADP-ribosylation factor-like protein 4A: protein MGNRLSDHHSLFPCLPSFQALHIVILGLDCAGKTTVLYRLRFNEFVNTVPTKGFNTEKIQVSLGGSQRTASFHFWDVGGQEKLRPLWRSYTRCADGIVFVVDSVDAERIEEAKTELHKITRLAENQGVPVLVVANKQDLRNSLSLAEMESMLALGELSTATPWHLQAACAIIGEGLQEGVEKLHAMIMKRRKMLRQQKKKR from the coding sequence ATGGGGAACAGATTATCAGATCATCACTCCCTCTTCCCCTGCCTGCCGTCCTTCCAGGCTCTTCACATTGTCATTCTAGGACTGGACTGTGCAGGCAAGACCACTGTACTGTACCGCCTGCGCTTCAATGAGTTTGTGAACACCGTCCCAACTAAGGGTTTTAACACGGAGAAGATCCAAGTGTCACTTGGCGGTAGCCAACGGACAGCGTCCTTCCACTTCTGGGATGTAGGTGGTCAGGAGAAACTGCGCCCCCTGTGGCGCTCTTACACACGTTGTGCTGATGGCATCGTGTTTGTGGTGGACTCGGTGGATGCCGAGCGCATTGAGGAGGCCAAGACAGAGCTGCACAAGATCACACGGCTGGCAGAGAACCAAGGTGTGCCAGTGCTGGTGGTGGCTAACAAACAGGACCTGAGGAACTCACTCAGCCTGGCTGAGATGGAAAGCATGTTGGCTCTGGGCGAGCTCAGCACCGCCACACCCTGGCACCTTCAGGCTGCTTGTGCTATCATCGGTGAGGGACTGCAGGAAGGTGTGGAGAAGCTGCACGCCATGATCatgaagaggagaaagatgctgcgtcaacagaagaagaagagatga
- the LOC122864761 gene encoding uncharacterized protein LOC122864761, whose protein sequence is MADTGAELNIHLVGSDGQTFLFVIVVTTPGTCNKLWGLIGISPLQSSRADPVIPEPRYDSDQTATPAKSACGCPGGRSRCRGSSPQRGTAAAVREVERTQVNTELLHNNQNTYNISTVREELIWSIRGRLFTLPSPDLFELSKSLAQENKDTVQFSQGDKDSCMDYVTSYLQSTALLQLEDESMSQLLMLDDLINQIFQVAALSNHLTEAKHLPTCQASVPHVARASTT, encoded by the exons ATGGCTGATACTGGGGCAGA actCAATATTCACTTGGTTGGTAGTGATGGTCAG acttttctttttgttattgtggTCACCACGCCTGGGACCTGTAACAAACTGTGGGGGCTCATCGGGATCTCTCCTCTTCAGTCGTCGAGGGCAGATCCAGTGATACCAGAACCACGATACGACAGTGACCAGACCGCTACTCCAGCCAAGTCGGCCTGTGGGTGTCCAGGAGGGAGATCAAGGTGCAGAGGATCTTCGCCTCAACGTGGAACCGCAGCTGCTGTGAGGGAGGTGGAGCGTACTCAAGTCAATACAGAGCTACTACACAACAACCAAAACACATACAACATTTCAACAGTAAGGGAGGAATTGATCTGGAGCATCAGAGGACGCTTGTTCACACTCCCCAGCCCAGACCTCTTCGAGCTATCAAAGAGCCTTgcacaagaaaataaagacacagtGCAGTTTAGCCAGGGTGATAAAGACAGCTGCATGGACTATGTCACTTCCTACTTGCAATCAACTGCACTGCTGCAACTCGAAGATGAGAGCATGAGTCAACTGTTAATGCTGGATGATCTAATAAACCAAATTTTCCAAGTGGCAGCGTTAAGCAACCATCTGACGGAAGCGAAGCACTTACCAACATGCCAAGCGTCCGTCCCACATGTTGCCAGAGCAAGCACCACCTAA